DNA sequence from the Streptomyces sp. NBC_01497 genome:
CGTCGCCGATGATCAGGGCGCGCCCGGTGCGCCACGGCGTACCGAGCGGCATCTCCGTCGCGTTGGTGACCATGATCCCCTCGCCGGTGGCCGCCACGATGTCCGCGGCGGGGGTGGTGTCCTCGCGCAGCAGCGGTACGAGCAGGTCACGCCACCGTGCGGACGTACCGTCCGCGATCTCGCCGGCCGGCAGTGCCTCTCCGGCGACGCGCGCGAACCAGTACGTCTCCCCGGTGGGCGACACCGTGCAGCCGAAAGCGGCCTTGCTGCCGCGCACCATGGTGATGCTCTCCGCGTCGCCGCCGCCCGGGGCCGCGTCGGTGGTGTAGCCGTAGAAGACCCGCTGTCCCGCGTGCCGGGGCCCCGCGGCGGGGGCGATGTGCCGCCTGACGGTGGAGCCCAGCCCGTCGGCGCCGACGAGCAGGTCGCCGGTCGCGGTGGTGCCGTCGGTGAAGTGCGCGGTGACGGACGCCGGGCCTTCCTCGAAGGACGCGAGCCGGGCGCCGTGGCGCACGGTGATGCCCCGGCGTACCACCTCGGCCTGCAGGGCGGCGTTGAGTTCGCCGCGCCGCAGGCACCGGTAGCGCAGGAGCGGGTCGCCGCTCTCCCCGATCGGTGTGTGCGCCAACTCGGCGCCGGAGCCGTCCAGGACCCGCATCGCGCTCAGGGGATACCCGATCGCGGTGACGGCGGCGGAGGCGTCGATCCCCGCGAGGGCGCGCATGCCGTTGCTCGCGAGGGTGAGGAACGCGCCGATGTCCTCCGCCCCGTCGGGGTACGCCTCGTACACCGTGACGTCGAAGCCGGCCTTGTGCAGGGCCAGTGCCGCCGCCGTGCCGGCGATCCCGCCCCCGATGACGATCATTCGCCCCACGTCCGTACTCCCCCGTTCGCGCGGTGCCCCGGCCGGGCTCCGTGTGTACAGATCTGAACGCCCGTGCCCCGCCCGGCGTTCCGCGGCCCGCGGGCTCAGCCGGCGGCGCGCGGGGGCATCCGCGCGGCGTGCGCGAGCAGCCCGTCGACGAACGCGCCGAGCCCCTCGGGGTAGGTGTCGCGCGCGGCCAGGACGTGCCACCGCTCGCCGATCACGGCGAGGTGCGGCACCTGGGAGGCGTCGAAGCTGTCGCGGTAGACGGGTTGCTCCCGGTCGGCCAGGGGGCGGCCCGAGTGGGCGCGGACGAGGATCTCGCCGACGGTGTAATACCAGATGCTCCGGAAGACGTCGACGGCCTGGTCGGACGTGCAGCCGTGGTCCATGGCGCCGCCCACGACGGCGTCGACCATCCACAGCGCCGACTCGTCCAGGAGGCCGACGAAACCGTCGGTGGTGAGCACCTCCGCCGCCCACGGCCAGGCCGCGAGGGCGTCGTGCATCGCGAGGGCCGCCACGACGACGCGGTCGCGCGGGTCGTCGGGCAGGTGGGGGCGTGCGGTCTGGTTGACGTGGTGGTTGAGCAGCTGGACCAGGAGGTCCTGCTTGTCCCGGATGTGGTGGTAGAGGGTCGTCGCCCCGATGTCGAGCTCGGCGGCCAGCCGACGGATCGTCAGCTTCTCCCAGCCGTCCCGCTCGATGAGCCGCCGGGCCGCCACCAGGATCTCCGCGCGGGAGGTCACGGGCGGCCGGCCGGTACGGCCGTGCGGTGCGGGCGTGCGGGGCATCGCCCCATCATGCCGCCCCGCCGTCGCCCGCCGCGCGGCGGATGCGGGTTCGGCTCCTCGTGTTCACGGCTTCGGGTTTACGGCGCCAGGCTCCGGTGCTACTTTCGGAACACGTTCCTAAAGTCGAGTGACACGGGGGAAGGTCCGCGATGACAGGTGACACGGGGGCAGGAATGACAGGCGGTACGAGCGGGGGACTGCCGGGACCGGAGGTACGGGCGGGGCTCGGGGGACTGCCAGGACCGGAGGTGGGGCCGGGGCCGGAAGTGGGGCCGGGGTCAGAGGTACTGGGACCACAGGTGGGGTCGGGACTGGAGGTGGGGCCGGGGTCAGAGATACGGCCGGGGCCGCAGGTGGGGTCGGGACTGGAGGTTGGGCCAGGGTCAGAGGTACTGCCGGGGCCGGAGGTACGGCCGGGGCCGGAGGCACTGCCGGGACCAGGGGTGGGGCCAGGACCGGGGATACGGCCGGGGCGCACGCTCGCCGTGGTGGCCGTGGTGCAGTTCATGGTGTCGCTGGACCTGTCCGTCGTGAACGTGGGACTCCCGCGGATCGGCGCGGGCCTCGGCTTCGGCCCCGTGGGCCTGACCTGGGTGATCCACGCCTACGCCCTGACCTTCGGCGGGCTGCTCCTGCTGGGGGGCAGGGCCGCCGACCGCTACGGCCGCAAACGGGTGCTGCTGTTCGGACTCGGCCTGTTCGGCCTGGCGTCCCTCCTCGGCGGCCTCGCGCAGGAGCCCGGTCAGCTCGTCGCGGCCCGGGCCGCGCAGGGCATCGGTGCCGCCGCGCTGGCCCCGGCGGCCCTCGCGCTGCTGACCGCGACGTTCCCCTCGGGCCGCGCCCGCGTCCGGGCCTTCGGGGTGTGGAGCGCCACGAACGCCGCCGGAGGCGCACTCGGAGTGGTCGTGGGCGGCCTGCTCACGCAGTACGCCGGCTGGCGCTGGGTGATGTTCGTCAACGTACCGATGGCCGCGTGCGCGCTGCTCCTCGCCCGGCGCGGCGTCGCCCGTACCGAGCCGGCCGGCCGCAGTGGCCGTCCGGACGTGATCGGCGCGGTCCTGGCCACGGCGGGCATGACCCTGCTGGTGTTCGGCGTGGTGCGCACCGGCCAGTACGCGTGGAGCTCGCCCGTCACCCTGACGACACTGGCGCTCGCCGTGGCGCTGCTGGTGGCGTTCGTCCAGGTCGAGCGCGCCACCGGCCGTGAACCGCTCACCCGGCTGGGCCTGTTCGCCAACCGCTCGGTGGTCGGCGCGAACGTGTACAACCTGCTGGTCGGCGCGGCCATGACCCCGTCC
Encoded proteins:
- a CDS encoding FAD-dependent oxidoreductase produces the protein MIVIGGGIAGTAAALALHKAGFDVTVYEAYPDGAEDIGAFLTLASNGMRALAGIDASAAVTAIGYPLSAMRVLDGSGAELAHTPIGESGDPLLRYRCLRRGELNAALQAEVVRRGITVRHGARLASFEEGPASVTAHFTDGTTATGDLLVGADGLGSTVRRHIAPAAGPRHAGQRVFYGYTTDAAPGGGDAESITMVRGSKAAFGCTVSPTGETYWFARVAGEALPAGEIADGTSARWRDLLVPLLREDTTPAADIVAATGEGIMVTNATEMPLGTPWRTGRALIIGDAAHAASPATGQGASMALEDAVVLAKALRDAPDTGTALALYEAIRRPRVEHNITVSGQISRGGGRRPGPGRGAPAARDTGNGAPPARPGEGELVRLLEWDAGIWAGSVPRG
- a CDS encoding TetR/AcrR family transcriptional regulator, producing the protein MPRTPAPHGRTGRPPVTSRAEILVAARRLIERDGWEKLTIRRLAAELDIGATTLYHHIRDKQDLLVQLLNHHVNQTARPHLPDDPRDRVVVAALAMHDALAAWPWAAEVLTTDGFVGLLDESALWMVDAVVGGAMDHGCTSDQAVDVFRSIWYYTVGEILVRAHSGRPLADREQPVYRDSFDASQVPHLAVIGERWHVLAARDTYPEGLGAFVDGLLAHAARMPPRAAG
- a CDS encoding MFS transporter, encoding MVSLDLSVVNVGLPRIGAGLGFGPVGLTWVIHAYALTFGGLLLLGGRAADRYGRKRVLLFGLGLFGLASLLGGLAQEPGQLVAARAAQGIGAAALAPAALALLTATFPSGRARVRAFGVWSATNAAGGALGVVVGGLLTQYAGWRWVMFVNVPMAACALLLARRGVARTEPAGRSGRPDVIGAVLATAGMTLLVFGVVRTGQYAWSSPVTLTTLALAVALLVAFVQVERATGREPLTRLGLFANRSVVGANVYNLLVGAAMTPSFYFVSLYLQEVLKKGPALTGVMFLPFTFALVAGSVLAVKLGYRLPPRTLLVAGGLLTAAGFAWFGLISADGSFTTDVLGPSIIAGVGFGLCLGPVVSTATAGVAPHESGAASGLLNSSRQIGASLGLAALGTAAHHRTGRAVTPGALDTGYALGLTLGAALLLAAVLIALTVLRRTGPPVGPERTADHGLVSAGD